Below is a window of Patescibacteria group bacterium DNA.
TGCACCATTTTCGGCGTGACGGCGTCTTTCGCGCTCACACCGATGAAGACATCGGCGCCTTTGAGCGCGTCGGCGAGCGAGCCTTTTGTCATCGAGCGATTCGTCACTTTCGCGAGCTCAACTTTGAAATGATTCATGTTGTCCTGGCGACCTTCGTAAATCGCACCCGCGCGGTCGCACATCACGACATCCTTCACGCCGTATTTCAAAAGCAATTTCGCGCACGCCGTGCCGGCTGCACCGGCGCCATTAAACACGACATGCAGGTCGGCGATTTTTTTGCCGACGACTTTCGCGGCGTTGATGAGTCCGGCGAGCACGACGATGGCAGTGCCGTGTTGGTCATCGTGAAAAATTGGAATTTTGGGCAGGCGTTTTTTCAGTTCATTTTCAATCTCGAAACAGCGCGGCGCAGAGATGTCTTCCAAATTTATTCCACCGTAAGCTGGTGCGATTTTCGTCACGATTTCGATGATTTCTTTGGGATCTTTCGTCGAGAGACAGATGGGCACGCAGTCCACGCCGCCGAACATTTTGAACAAAACCGATTTACCTTCCATCACTGGCAGCGCGGCTTCCGGTCCGATGTCGCCGAGTCCGAGCACGGCTGTGCCATCTGTGACGATCATGATCGTGTTGCCCTTCCAGCAATAATCGTAAGCCTTTTCGATGTCTTGCGCGATTTCGAGACAAGGTTTCGCGACGCCGGGCGTGTAGGCGAGACCGAGCTCTTCTTTGCTGCGGATTTTTTTCTTCAGACTAATTTCGATCTTGCCACGCAGCTTGCGATGGTAGTCGAGCGCGAGTTTTTTGAGGTCAGACATAATAAGGAGTAAGGATTAAGGATTAAGAAGTAAGCTATTTTTGTAAAAATTCAAAAGCCTGGTTGGCGGCGTGCGCGCCTTCGGCGACACCGGTGATGGCCTGTTTCCAATCAGCATCGGTGACATCGCCTGCTGCGAAAACCCCGGCGATATTCGTACGGGCGAAACGATCAATTTTGATTTCACCTTTTTCGTTCAAGGTGATGCCTAATTTTTTCGCGAGCTCATTGCGCGGGAGTCGTCCGATCTCGATGAAAATGCCGTCAAGTTTTATTTTTTCGCCTGAGTCCAATTTCACCCCTTCGACTTTTTCTTGCCCGAAAATTTCAACAACATTCACACAACACTTGGTTTCGATATTTTTTTTCGAATCGAGTCGGCGCAAATTAATCGGTTCGGCGCCTAGATTTTTTCCGCGGTACAAGATCCAAACTTTTGCTGCGTGTTCTGCGGCAATCAAACTTTCCTTCACCGCTGAGTCGCTTCCGCCGACGAGGGCGACGGTTTTGCCTTTGTAAAAAGGTGCATCGCAGGTCGCGCAATAGCTCACGCCTTTGTGTTCGAATTCCGCCGAGCCGGGGACTTCCAGCTTGCGATGCTCGGTGCCGGTCGCGAGAATAATTGTTTTTGCTTCGAACACTTCCTGTTTAGTTTTGACGCGAAAACCCTGCGGGATTTTTTCGACTGATTCGACGCGCGTACTGCGAAAATCCGCCCCTAAACCTTTGGCGTGGTCGAGCAGATTTTGGGCGAGCTGAAATCCGCTTAAACTTTTGGACCCGGGATAATTCTCAACGAGATGCGTGAGCGTGATGGTCCCGCCCTCGGCGTCGCCGATGACCAGAGTCTGCATCTCAAAACGGCGCGCATAAATCGCCGCGCCGCAACCAGCGACTCCACTGCCGATGATGATCAAGTCGTACATGTTGCTGCTGATTTTACCGGAAAATATCTTGCCATGAAATCACGACGAGCAGTGTGAGCAAGAGAATATAGCCCGCCGCATGGATTTTGGCTTCTAATTTCACACTCGGTTTTTTGCGGAAAATTCCCTCGAAAATCAGAAACAAAAGTCGGCCGCCGTCGAGCGCAGGAATGGGCAGGATATTGAAAATGGCGAGCGTGATCGAGAGCAGCGCGGCGAAATTG
It encodes the following:
- a CDS encoding NADP-dependent malic enzyme, which translates into the protein MSDLKKLALDYHRKLRGKIEISLKKKIRSKEELGLAYTPGVAKPCLEIAQDIEKAYDYCWKGNTIMIVTDGTAVLGLGDIGPEAALPVMEGKSVLFKMFGGVDCVPICLSTKDPKEIIEIVTKIAPAYGGINLEDISAPRCFEIENELKKRLPKIPIFHDDQHGTAIVVLAGLINAAKVVGKKIADLHVVFNGAGAAGTACAKLLLKYGVKDVVMCDRAGAIYEGRQDNMNHFKVELAKVTNRSMTKGSLADALKGADVFIGVSAKDAVTPKMVQSMADKAIIFAMANPDPEILPDAAKKAGAAVIATGRSDFPNQINNVLAFPGIFRGALDCRCWITEKVKMEVALAIARCVPNPSANKIVPSALDKTVAKKVAAAVRRVAVKC
- a CDS encoding FAD-dependent oxidoreductase — its product is MYDLIIIGSGVAGCGAAIYARRFEMQTLVIGDAEGGTITLTHLVENYPGSKSLSGFQLAQNLLDHAKGLGADFRSTRVESVEKIPQGFRVKTKQEVFEAKTIILATGTEHRKLEVPGSAEFEHKGVSYCATCDAPFYKGKTVALVGGSDSAVKESLIAAEHAAKVWILYRGKNLGAEPINLRRLDSKKNIETKCCVNVVEIFGQEKVEGVKLDSGEKIKLDGIFIEIGRLPRNELAKKLGITLNEKGEIKIDRFARTNIAGVFAAGDVTDADWKQAITGVAEGAHAANQAFEFLQK